The genomic interval GAAATGAAGGGAGTAGGTGACTGTGGAGAGGGCCAGGAGGTGGAGAATGGATGGAGCGATGAGCGAGAGGGAGGACGAAGGGAATGCTGAGTTTTCGGAGCACTCCAGCTCGAAGCAGGGGACGGAGGAGTCTTCGTTGCCATAGTTGGCCCAGTATTCTTCTGGGTCCAGCTTGGGGAGTGCCGCTTCATCGGCCGACAGTTCATACTTGAAAGGGATGGATTCGATGGGGGACTTGGGGGGGAACTGAGGCTTTACAGCGCCGAAGGGGAAGGCCTTCACCGTCTCTGAGCTCTTCTGGTGCAGGGCCTTGGTCGAAGATGCGGGCTTGTTTTTGGAGAACCACCAGCGGGTCTTGGTGCTGAAGGTGGTCGTGGTGGTTCCAGCCATGGAGCCGGGGTCAGCCAAGGGGCAGAGGGCGAAGTCCAGCTCCCGGAGGAATCGGAGGTCTTGGCCCAGACGCTGGGAGGGGGAGGTGCACATGAGGTCGGAGGAAGCAATGCGGGCTTCGCGGAACCACTCCCACAGGGGACGAGCTTCGCAACCGCAGGACCAAGGGTTGGCATTCAGACGCAGGAATTGGATGCCCTGGACGTCTTTCATGGCCTGGCCTGGTATCTCGGCCAGGGTGTTGTTGAAAAGGTAAAGCATGGTCAGGCGGCCCAGGTCACGGAAAGCACGACGGTTGACCTGCCTGATGCGGTTgtcgtggaggaggaggcggtccAGGTTGACCAGACCTCTGAACGCATTCTCAGAAAGGGCACGGATGCGGTTCCCGTGTAAGAAGAGATGGTTGAGGTTGACCAGATCTGAGAAGAGGTCGTCCTGCAGAAAGTGGAGCTGATTCTCCTGGAGCAAAGTCAGAATACAAGAAGATTTAGTGCTGTGGAAAAGCAGGTGGGAAAATTACAGATCCTGGGTCTAGTTGATGGCAAAAATTGCCGTCAAGAAAAAGATTTATATCTCTCAATCTTAACTGAACTTTATATCTATTTGAAgatctttgtttgtgtgagattAAATTTCACTTTGATCAGCTATGACAGGAGGGAAAAAGAGCCTCACTTCCTTGAAAGTAGCGTTACAGTGATCAGAAGTAACCTGGAACCACAAGGAATTTGTGAAtgatttctttcattctttctctaTGACAGCTTGTCTTGACTTTTTTCTTACTTAACAAGTAtattgtgttggttttgaattGCTGTATTAAGATGAGTTTCATTCAGTGTTGTTATTGACAGAAGGGGCTAAGGTGTTAAATGTATGGGTCTTTCGATTTATGTGGTTTAGTTGAAATTTATGTACTATTTGGCTCTGAGATCTACTCTTCTTAATATGTAATTGCATATTAGCTTGTAGTTacagtttggttttattgtcTTTGGCTTTGTCTTATCTGAGTTGAGGctactgctgctgtgtgtgggaACATTTGTATGTATTATACACTCATTTATAGTACATGTGAGGATTTGGCAGCCAATCAATTTTCTAACAGTGACCCTTCTGTGCAAGAGTGATCTATTGTGCTTTTTCAATAATATGATGATCACAGAAATGTCCGTTTAGTTTCAGCTGAAAACTACTTGTGGTTAAAGTATTTAACATATAAATGTGTCTCTGTGatgtgcagcctgtgtgtggggAAACCGTACAGTGACCGATGTTCATAAATCTAGACTGAAACAACAATATGTGTTCCCACaaacatgagtgtgtgttgctgggAATATGTCTGGATTCTGGCTGTACCTGCAGGTAGAGAAACTGCAAGCTGTACAGTTTGTGGAACAGATCATGGGGGAGAGCGGCC from Limanda limanda chromosome 10, fLimLim1.1, whole genome shotgun sequence carries:
- the rtn4rl2b gene encoding reticulon-4 receptor-like 2b, translating into MEARRTMRSSSSHNFKSGLTLWLILWLVVVKPGGLSACPRLCVCYPTPMTVSCQSQNLTIVPAGVPYDSQRVFLQNNRIAELRADSFGFETQVLWLYGNNITWIEAGAFSNLRVLEELDLGDNPLLRRLEGGAFRGLEKLQSLHMHRCKLAALPHDLFHKLYSLQFLYLQENQLHFLQDDLFSDLVNLNHLFLHGNRIRALSENAFRGLVNLDRLLLHDNRIRQVNRRAFRDLGRLTMLYLFNNTLAEIPGQAMKDVQGIQFLRLNANPWSCGCEARPLWEWFREARIASSDLMCTSPSQRLGQDLRFLRELDFALCPLADPGSMAGTTTTTFSTKTRWWFSKNKPASSTKALHQKSSETVKAFPFGAVKPQFPPKSPIESIPFKYELSADEAALPKLDPEEYWANYGNEDSSVPCFELECSENSAFPSSSLSLIAPSILHLLALSTVTYSLHFLFG